In Sulfurihydrogenibium subterraneum DSM 15120, the sequence CCTAATTGCTTCCGTAATAAATTTATATGCCGGCAAATATTTTTCTTCTTCCGGAATATATATTCTTGCTAAAACTTCGTAACCAACTACTTCTAAAGTGTCTGACTTTATTATAGGTTGGAAAAATGGAACTATCCTATCTTCTTTTATAGCTGATACTAATATATTTTTTGATTCAAATTCACTTGATATTAAATTTTCTATCTCATCTTTAGTTAAAAATTCAACTCTATTTTTACCTTCTTTTTTTGCTTTGTATAAACCAAGATCTGCTGCTTTTAGTAAAAGTTGAAAATCATAACCGTGTAAATTTGTGTTTGCAATTCCTATACTAACAGTTAGAGAAATTTTTGTGTCGTCATTTATAACAAGTGAAGATTGTTCTATATTTTTTCTTATCTTCTCTGATGCTTTTAATGATCCATCAAGTGATGTCTCAGGCATTATCACCAAAAATTCTTCTCCTCCGTATCTTCCGATTATATCGGTTGATCTTATAGAATTTTTTAAAATATCAACCATATGTAAGAGAACCAGATCCCCGGCATCATGTCCAAAAGAGTCATTAATGATTTTAAAATCATCTATATCTATTAATGCAATAGAAAGAGGTCTATTAAACCTTTTAGCCCTTGAAATCTCCTTTTCTAAATCCATCATTAATTTTCTTCTGTTTGGTATTTTTGTTAAAAAGTCTAAAGTAGCAAGATTATAAATGTTTATTGTATAAACAAAGTTTGATAAAATAACATCCAGATACTGTATATCTTCTTCTTTCAATTTTTCTTTTGAAAATCCTACAAAAATTAAAGAAAGATCATCATCAACCTTCTTTTTTATGTAAAGTATAAATTTATTATTATAAATTTCTAAAAATTTCTCTTCGTTATTTAATTTTTCTATAACTTGGTTTACATCTATTAAAATTTCTTTTTTTTCTGCATTCTCCGAATAAAGAATATCATTTTTTGAAAATTTAGATACTGAAATTAAAACAGAGCCTTCTAAGTTTAGTATTCTATCTATTCTGTTTAAAGTGTAATGTGCAAATTTACTAAAATTATTTGATATTGATATCATTTTTGTTACGGTTTCAAAAATCAATTTAAACTTATGATTAGATTTAACTATATTTTTTCTAAAATCTTCTAATAAAGAAGAAACCCCTGCAAGTTCATCGCTTCCAAAGTGTTGCAGAGAAAACTTAACTTTTTCTAAGCCTTTTTCATTTATTTCTTCTAATTTATATGTTAGAAAAATCAAAGGAAATAGTACAATTCTTCTTACAGCGAAAAAAGATATTAATAAAATGAATACAAAACTTGTAGAAAAAATTATTGAATCTTTAAAAACTTTAACTAAAGTCATTTTTAAAACAGTCTCATTTTTAATACATCCAACAAGATAAAAATCAGCATTATCGTATTTTTTACTGCTACAGATTTCATCAGTTGGAAGGGTTTTTGATATGTAAAAAACAGGATTATAAATAGACACTATTCCTGCTTTTGACATTATTATATCGTAAAGCATTTTCTCGTCTATACCTATTAAGTAATATTTTTCTTTAAACTTAGCAAAATAGTATATAATCCCATTTTCATAATAATATCTAAATGGTTTATTTATTGATTCATCTATCTCATTGAAAATTCTTATTTTAGGGTCTGATTTTACCTCGCTAATTAAGTTATTTCTTAACATTTTCTCTATTTTTTCAGTAAAAATCTCTAATTTTTGTTGGCTTAGGTTTTGCCTTATTGTAGTTGCAAGGTCAATGTGTTTTTTTGTGTCTTCATAGCCTTCTTTAATATGATAGTACGATAAAATTCCGAATGAGATTAATGTAGAAATAGTAAACAAAGTTAAAAACATTAATGTTATTTTAGTAGCAAAAGACCTTACCTTTAAAACATTTTCAACAAAATAATTTATTCTAAAGCAAAATTTACTTTCTTTTAATTTCATTTATTCTTCTTACTCTTTACTCCTATAAAAGTTATACTTTAAATTTTTAAACCAAACTATAGCCTCTTCTTTTGTATCAAATTGCTTTGACTTTAAAGGCTGTGGATAGTTAGTGTAAAAAAGCCAACAGTATTTACCATTTTCTTCTATCAACTTTACCCCTGCCACATTATTTAAAAGTATATACACATTATCGTCAATTTCTTGAAACATTTTAACCTTCCTCTTTCATATTTTTTAACTCCTTTTGTTTCTTCATAAACCATCTTACAGAAGATACAATTAGTATTATTAATGCTATGGTTCCAGCTATGAGTTTTGCTTTTTCCATATCCATATCAAGAATCCTAAACATACTAAACCACATAAACACGTAAGTTAGATACAGACCGTATAGCAGTAAAGCAACCGAAAACGCTTCCCAGATAATTTTTCCTATCATAAAAACACCTCTTTAATTTAATTTATGTGGTATATATTTTATTTCATTTTAAACAAAGAGGTTTTAGTAATGTTATTTTATATTGTGTTTTTTTCTCTATACGCTTATATGTACTTTTACTTTATTTATAAACTAAAAAAAGCTTTCAATGTAAAAGTATTAAAATTTTATCTAATATCTCCACTGTTTATACTTTCTCCGTACTTTTACAGAATGTATGACAAAGCTGGATATGATTTTTATTACTTATCTCTTTTTATCTTAATTTTGATGGGTTTTATAATACTGTTTTTTATCTACTTTGCCTTAATTGATTTTTACCACATCTTAATAAGAATCTTCAATAAGATTTTTGGTATAAATCCTTTACCTTCTATAAGAAATAACATTAGTTTTGTTTTTGTCTTACTTTTAACAATCTCATCTTTAGCATACGGATACTATGAGACACTAAATCCAAAAATTTACAGATTTGTAATTTACTCAAACAAAATTAAAAAAGATATTAAAATTCTTCACATATCAGACCTTCATCTTAACCAAGTTATGAGAGAAGATAAAATAAAACTTGTTTTAGATGTTTACAACAAAGAAAAACCAGATATGGTTATATCTACTGGAGACCTTGTAGATGGTAAGGTTTCTTACAGAAAGTCCTACATAGAACTTCAAAAAAGTATGAATCCACCACTTGGTAAGTATGCCATACTTGGAAATCACGAGTATTATACAGATATAAACGATGCTGTAAAATTCCATATTCTATCTAAATTTCAGCTCCTTAGAAATGAAACTGTATCTATTGATAATGTTAATGTTGCAATTATTGGTGTAGATGATATAGATGGTGTAAGGCTTGGGTACATTGCAGAGTACCCAGAAAAAGACTTGTTTAAAGGATTAGATAAAACAAAGTTTGTAATATTCCTTAAACATCAACCAAAGTTAGATAAAAATTTAATAGGAGAGTTTGATTTAATGCTATCAGGACATACTCACGGAGGAGTTTTATTCCCTGTTAGATACATTTTAAGAAAGATTTTTATAGCTGATTTTGGATTTGTCAATATAGGAGGTAGTTATGTATTCGTAAGTAGAGGTGTTGGAACAGGGGGTCCTCCAATTAGGATAGGTTGCCCACCAGATGTAGCTGTATTTGAGATTAAAAAGCCCCCGAGGTAATATCCCCGGGAGAGGAGGTTAGTATCATGAGAAAATGCAAATATAATTATATATTAATTTTTGAATAGTAGGCAAACATAAAGAAAAAGTTGAATTTAAACAAAAAAATCTTATCTTTATTTATTGAATAAAAATAAAATCTCTGAGGAGGGAAAAGATGGCAACAAAGAAAATTGAAATGGTACAAAGAATATAATTTCATTTAAATTTGAATAACGATTATAAAGAGGGCTTAAAAGCCCTCTTCATCGAAAGAGTAATACTGCTTTTTAGCTTTTACGAATATAAACTCTTTAGCTGCAGGATTGTAAGCTGTAAGCTTACTTCCTAATACACAACCTGTATCTATACCATAGCAAAGATTGTTTATGTAAGGTTCATCGTAAACTACATGACCGTATATAATCTTTGGACTATCTGAGGTTAAACGTCTTTCTTTTGTCCAGTCTAAACGCTCTGGAAAGCCTTTTTCTGTATATCTACCAGTAGTTTGCCCGTATAAAACAAAACTTTTTACTTTTTCATCGGTTCTACCTATATATTCGTCTTTTATACCTGCGTGGCATACAACTACGTTCTTATTTATCAATATGTAAAGTGGTAAATTTTCATAGTAAGATATGACTTCTTGGCGTAATTTTTCTCTTTCTTCTTCTGAAAGTTTTAAAAACTCGTTGATAGTTTTTTGCATACCAAAAGATATTTTTACTTTATTTCCTTTTAAATATCTGTAAAATTTATCAAGATGATTACTTTTGACTTCGTAAAATCTTTTCTCTTTATATAGGTTTATACAGTATTCAAGAGTTTTTAAATTATAATCTCCTCTGTCTATCGTGTCTCCAACAGAAAATATGATTAAATCTTTTCCGTACTTTTTTTCAGCAACGCTAACAAGCTCATAAAACTCATCATAACAACCATGTATATCACCAACCACTATGTATGGTTTATCTATACTTAGATTTAAGTAAAACTCTTTCATTTAAAATACCTATAAAAATGGGTTCTTATTCTTTCTTTTGTTTCTTTTAATCTATTCCAGAATGTTTTTGTGTCTAAATCAAAGGTATCTGCAATTCTACCTGTTATGGTATCGTCTTTTGTAAATTTAGAGGTTGATAAACCTTTTACAAGTCTAAGTCTTGTCTCTATCTCTCTTAAAAAGATGTAATCATCAACAACATCTGGGTCAAAATCTAATAAACCTTCTAATATACCTGTTCTTCTGTCTTTATTTTCAAGGTAAAAAAGTTGAACCATAAACTCTATATCTGCTATTCCACCTTTTCCTAATTTTATATCTAACACATTTTCTGTTTCTTTTGTTATACCTTCTAACTTTAATCTCATATCAAGAACTTCTTCTTTAAAAGACTTATCTACATCTCTACTGAATAAAAACTCTTTTATTAAATCCTCAAACTCGTTTTTTATCTCCTTATCTCCAGCTATAAATCTTGATTTTGTCCACGCTAAGACTTCCCAGACTCTTGCCTCTTTTGAAAAGTACTTTTTGTAAAAATCTACAGTTGGAGACAGCTCTCCAGCTTTTCCATAAGGTCTCAATCTAAGGTCTATCTGATACAGCTGTCCTTCTTTTGTGTACTTTGTTAAATCTTGGACTATTTTTTGAGGGATTTTTGAGTATTTCAACTTTGCATCTTCATCTTTAAAAACAAAAATTAAGTCTAAGTCTGAACCTATATTCATCTCCTTACTTCCAAGTTTTCCAAGTCCAAAAATAGCAAACTCCTTACCTTCGTTTATAGTATAGAGCTGATTTATTATAAAGTCAGCAAGGTTTGTAATTATGTTGTTTAACTTTTTTAATCTTGATACAGGGCTGTTTAATCTTATTCGTGCAAAGTAGTCTAAAGCTCCTAAAACTTCTACAATTTTTTTTAGTTTTTTAAGTCTTTCTACTGGGTCTTCTATTTTAAGTATTTCTAACTCTTTTAAAAAATCTTTTTCGTTTATAAGTGGTTTTCCTGAAGAAAATGCCATATCTATAATCTCTGTATCTTTTGATATTATATTTGTTATGTAGTCTGAGGTTTTTACGATTTGCAGTATAAAATCTATTAGTTTTGACTTGCTTTCTAAAGCAGTTAAAAATATTCTGTAGATATTTCCTTCTATAAAAAGTTTGTTTAAATTAATGATAAATCCTTCTTTGTCAGGAGATTCTTTTATTTCTTTTTCAAGTTTGGGAATATACTCAAAAAGCAAGTTTTTTTCTTTTTCTGATAAAAGTAGATACTCAGGATTGTTAAATATCTCTAAAATAACATTTAACGCCCATTTTCCATCTCTAAATCCAAGCTGTTTTAGATACTCTACAGCTTCTTCTTCGTTTTGTTTTGTCATTATGTAAGTTTGTAAAGGAGTGTAATGTTTTTCTTCTTTTCCTGCTATCTTATCAAATATTGATTTAACGTTTTTTCTGTGATTGTTAAAAACGTTTAAAAACTCTTGAGTATCTGAAAAATCAAACTTGTTAGCATACTCATCTGCATATTTTAAGTTAAAAATCTGAGTTTGAGTGCAGTTTTTAAGCTGTATAACGTGTTCTAAATTCCTTAAAAATATGTAAGCAGTTTCTAATTTATCAGCATCTTCTTCTGGTAAAATTCCATACTCTTTTAGTTTTCTAAGTGCTTTAACAGTCTCTCTTTCCCTTAAATCAGGGTTTTGTCCACCATGTAGAAGCTGAAATATTTGGACTGTAAACTCTATCTCCCTTATTCCACCTTCACATTTTTTTATATCTATTTCATCAGCTTTTTTGGATTTTGCAGATTCTTCTATAAGTTTTTTCATGTTAAAAATCTCATCTATTAAGTCTTTACTAAGACTTTTTCTGTAAACAAAGGGCGTTATGATAGATAAAAACTCTTTTGATACACTTTCATCTCCAGCTGCGTGTCTTGCTTTTATCAACATATGTCTCTCCCAAGTTCTACCTACTGACCAGTAGTAGCTTTCTATAAACGGAATGCTGTAAGCAAGAAGTCCTTTTTTACCTTCAGGGCGAAGGTCTAAATCTACGTTCCAAGCTACACCTTCAAAATTTCTCTTTGTAAGGTAAATATTTACGTCTGTAAAAACTTTAATAAAAAACTCTCTGTTTGATATTCCTTTTTCCGTTTTCCCTTCTTCTGAGTATATATACATTACATCAACGTCAGAATAGTAGTTTAAATCTGTTCCTCCGTGTTTTCCCAGTGCTATTACAGACCCACCTGCAATCTTTCCTATGGCTTCATCTACAGGTTGTCCATATTTTTCTGAATGTTTTTTGTAAGCTCTTCTGTATGCTACTTCAAAGCAAGCATCTGCAAGATAAGAATACTCTTCTGTCAACTTTATAAGGTGATGTTTTTTGTGTATGTCTTTTGCTACTATTCTGCTAAAATGTTTCATTTTAAAACGAGTTAGCTGTGCTATAAAATCTTCATCTTTTTCAATATTCAAAAGTTTAAGAGCTTCCTCTATTAACTTGTCTCTACCAAGTAGTGGCTGATTTAAACTTTCTTCTATGTAAAAAAGTTCTTCAGGATGTCTAAATAAAAAATCTGCTATACAAGAAGAAAAGTAAGATAACTTACTAAGGAGCTGTTTTTGATTTAGATTTAGACTATCTAAAAAATCTTTTTTTAATGTTTCAAATTTAAATAAATTACTCATATTCTAACTCCAAATTGTGATATATAATATTTTATAACTTTTTTGGGGGTTTAACGGTTATATATGGACAGTGATGTTTTAAGGTATAGATTAAAGCTCCTTATCTTAACTGTTATCCTGCTTTCAGTTTTATCATCTTGTGAAAGGAAAAAAGAAAAGGACGTTTACGAAAGACTTCAAGAGAGAGTAGAAGGTATAATAAAAAATACAACTCCTTCTATAGTTACAATATTTACAAAGCCAAAACAAAACCAACAAATTTTATTTAAAGATTTAGAAGACGAGTCTGTAGGTTCTGGATTTGTTTTTAGAAAAACTCAAACACATCTTTATATAGCAACAAATGCTCACGTTATAGAAAAAGCTAATCAAGTCTTTGTAAGATTCTATAACGAAAGAGTTATGAAAGCTGAAGTTATAGGAATTGACAATCCTACAGATATAGCAGTTTTAAAGGTAAAGTTGAACCATCTAAACAAAAACGTAAAACCTCTATACTTTGAAAATATAGAAAACGTAAAACCTGGCATGTTTGTGTTAGCTGCAGGTAGCCCTTACAATTTAGGACATACCTACACATTTGGTATAGTATCAGCATTAGATAGAGAGGTAGGTATATCTGAGATTGAAGGGTACATTCAGACAGATGCTGCAATAAATCCAGGAGACTCTGGAGGACCTCTTTTAAACTTAGATGGAAAAGTGGTAGGTATGAATATAGCAACTGTTCAATCCGGACAGGGACTTGGCTTTGCAATACCTTCTGACGTTGTAAACGATGTTGTAAATCAGCTTATAAAGTATGGTAAAGTTTCAAGAGGATATATAGGGATAACAGTGGCAGATTTATCAGAAGAGTTAAAAGAAAAAATGGATATGGATAATGGTGTTATAGTTTTAAAGGTGAAAAAGAAAAGTCCTGCTGATGATGCTGGAATAAAAGAAGGGGATATAATAACAAAATTTAACGGAAACTTAATAAGAAATTCAAGAGATTTTAGGAAAATGTTTAGAAAAGTTAAACCGGGAGATATGATAGAGCTTGAAGTAATATCAAATAAAAATACAAAAACTATAACAGTTATTGCCCAAGAAAAAAGTTAGCGGTTGACAACCACAGGATAAAAGGTTAACATAAGATAACCTCATAAAGGGGGATATGATGAGAAAATTTAACTATGAAGAAGGTGTTGAATATTACATAAAGTCAATATACAAAATCCCTCTTTTAACCCCGCAGGAAGAGAAGGAAACACTTGAAAAGATTCAATTAGGGGACAAGGAAGCGTTTAAAAAACTTGTTCTTTCAAATTTAAGGTTTGTAATAAACGTAGCCAAAAGATATGCAGGTTATGGCATTCCACTTCAAGACTTAATTTCTGCTGGAAATATAGGTTTAATAGAAGCTGCTAAAAGATTTGACCCTTCAAAAGGTGTTAGGTTTATATCTTACGCTATATGGTGGATAAAACAGTCTATTATAAACACAATAAGCCACGAAGGTGATATAATTAAAAAACCAAGTAAAGTTCAGAATTTATATCAAAAAATCAGTAATGCTTACTTTTATCTAAAAGACTCTCTAAACAGAGAGCCAAGTGTAGAAGAAATCCATTCTTTTCTTTTAAGAGAAGGAATAGAAATAGAGAAGGATACTATTGAAAGTTATCTTTTTTTTAATCAGTACTTTGTTAGTTTAGATGAACCTATTATAAGCTCAGATGAAGACATTTATTTATCAGATACTATCTCAAAATCAGGAACTGAAGAGATAGAGAAAAAATTAGTAGATGAAGATATTTTAAAATCTATAGATGATCTTTTGGAAACACTTTCTCCAAGAGAAAGACAGATAGTGATACACAGGTTTGGTTTGTATGGAAAAGAACCTAAAACATTAAAAGAAGTGGGAGATATAGTCGGCATATCAAGGGAAAGAGTAAGACAGATAGAGATAAGACTTTTAAAGAAACTAAGAAAGTTAGCTACAAAAAAGAAAATAGAAGATTTAATCAGATAAATACATCTTTCATAGCTTTTATAAATTCATCGTTTTCTTCTTTTTTGCCAATAGATACCCTTATACAGTTTTCCATTTTAGGTAGATGGGACATATTTCTTGTAAGAACGCCTCGTTTTATAAGCTCTTGGTGAGTTTTGTTTGCATCTGGAGTTTTCATCAGGAAAAAGTTAGCATCAGAAGGGTAAACCTTAACAGCTGATATTTTTGATATCTCATTCATAACCCTCTCTCTTTCCTGTTTTACAGATGTAATTTGATTTTTCAGCTCTTGCCTTCCTTCTGTTAAGACTATTCTACCTATAACTTGCGTAGGAAAGGTGATGTTAAAAGGAAGTCTTGCCTTATCTATAGCAGAGGCTACTTCTTTTTTTCCTATTAAATAGCCAAGTCTTATGGAAGCAAGTCCAACCTTCGACATAGTCCTTAAAACTACAACATTGTCATATTCTAAAGCCTGTTTTAAAAAGTTTTCTTTATCAGAAAAGTGTATGTAAGCTTCATCTATAACAGTAAAAATACCTTTTTCAATTACTTTCATAATTAAATTTCTGTCAAAGCTGTTTCCCGTTGGATTGTTTGGAGATGCAAAAAATGCGATGTGGGGGTTTTGTTTTAGAGCTTCTTCTATACCTTCTTCTGTAAGTTGAAAATTATCATCTAAGAAGAACTCAGCTTTTGGTCTTCCTACAACATCACTTGAGACTTGATACATAGGAAAGGTAGGAACTGGATACATTACTGGATTTTTTAAATCTCCTATCACTGTTATCAAAAGATGTATAAGCTCGTCTGACCCATTTCCTAAAACAAGGTTTTCAGGGGATACATTTTCTCCTTCTTCAGAAGATATAAAGTCGGAAAGAGCCTCTTTTAACTCTTTTGCGTGAGGGTCAGGATACCTTTGAAAGTTTATTTTTATAATCTCTTCTTTTATTCTTTCTTTTAGTTTATCAGATAAATCAAAAGGGCTTTCGTTTGAAGATAGCTTTACTTTGCAAGGTGTTGTCTCAGTTTTGTATGCTTTTAAATTTTCTAACCTTTTTAAATACATCTTTTACACTCCTGACACCTGTTCTTTTTTAACTCTTGACCTAAGTAGATTTTCAACATCTAATATTAAAGGAGCTGCAACGTATATTGAAGAGTAAGTTCCAAAGATAACTCCTATAAAAATAGCCAAAGCAAAACTGTTTAAAGATTCTCCTCCAAAAAAGTACATTGCTAAAACAGAAAGTATTACTGTTCCTGAAGTTATTATAGTTCTTCCTAAGTTCTCGTTTATACTTCTATTGATAATACTCTCTAAATTTTTCTTTCCTCTTTGTTGTATGTTTTCCCTTATTCTGTCAAAAACTATTATCGTATCATTTAAAGAGTATCCTAAAACTGTCAATATAGCTGCTATGACTGTTAAATCTATCTCTCTACCAAGTAAAGAAAAAATTCCAAGGGTTATTATAGCGTCGTGGAAAAGAGGTATAACACCTGCTATTGCAAATAAAGGTTCATATCTATATCCTACAAAAAGCAGTATTCCAATAAAAACAAATATCATAGAGTAAATTGAAGCTTTTGCCATCTCACTACCAACTAAAGCATCTATAAACTCAATTTTTCTTATTTCGTACTGACCTTTATACTTAGTATCAAGTGCTTTTTTTACACTTTCTACTATAGTAGAAGAGCTTCCTTTCTTTATAGGAACTCTTATCTCGATTTCTTTTTTTTCTGTTCCTACTTCTTGAATTACTGCATCGTCAAGGTTTACATCTTTTAAAAGAGGTCTTACATCAGATATTTTTATAGGTTGGTTAAATTTTATCTGGATAGAGGTTCCACCTGTAAAATCAAGTCCAAGATTAAATCCTTTTGTAAAGAATAAAGTTAAACTCATAACTAACAATAAAAAAGAAAATAGGTAGCCTAACTTTCTAATCTTTAGAAAATCTATGTTTGGAGCTTCAACTAAAAAGTTTCTCATTATTTATCTCCTTATATAGCATATTTAAAGTATTTTCTACCACCGATTGTAAAGTCAAGCATCATCTTAGTTAAAAACACAGCTGTAAAGAGGTTTATAAATGTCCCTAATGATAAAGTTGCGGCAAAACCTTTTAAAGGTGCATTTCCAAACTCTAAAAGGGCAAGAGCTGCTATTATAACTGTAATGTGAGAATCAAAGACAGCTCTAAAACCTCTTTTAAAACCTTCTTCTAATGCAACTCTCAGAGTTTTTCCTTTGTGTAGCTCCTCCTTTATTCTTTCAAAAATTACAACGTTTCCGTCAACTCCCATACCGATGTTTAGAATAATTCCAGCAATACCAGGTAGTGTTAAGGTAATATCAAACAGTAGCATAGTAACCCAAAGTAGCATTAGGTTAAAGATTAAAGCAATTACAGCTATAAAACCTGATAAAGCATATCTGTATATCATAAAAAGACCAACTAGTGTAAATGAAACTATACCTGCCATTAAAGTTTTGTCTATAGACTCTTTTCCTAATGTTGGACCAATAACACTTTCCTCTACT encodes:
- the secF gene encoding protein translocase subunit SecF gives rise to the protein MRNFLVEAPNIDFLKIRKLGYLFSFLLLVMSLTLFFTKGFNLGLDFTGGTSIQIKFNQPIKISDVRPLLKDVNLDDAVIQEVGTEKKEIEIRVPIKKGSSSTIVESVKKALDTKYKGQYEIRKIEFIDALVGSEMAKASIYSMIFVFIGILLFVGYRYEPLFAIAGVIPLFHDAIITLGIFSLLGREIDLTVIAAILTVLGYSLNDTIIVFDRIRENIQQRGKKNLESIINRSINENLGRTIITSGTVILSVLAMYFFGGESLNSFALAIFIGVIFGTYSSIYVAAPLILDVENLLRSRVKKEQVSGV